A window from Sphingobacterium hotanense encodes these proteins:
- a CDS encoding fimbrillin family protein produces the protein MGASRMFLTCAGLLIAAVMLGSCSKENFTGKSGDPKLVINVAGIVAQSQPATNKAESAVELGGISSSSKSKPSIKVGQFTMDVHTSKEEMDLNLKQPSILNSTAKNVSNNGSLRSAVVKMDDGVKYRVLLFNTTTNRMEKAVVASAGVALEIDVFEGQTYKWYAYSYNSSDQADLGSIDLETPNIYSQPDMPLLYASGEVTSVHGSTPISINFQHQMAQLRVEVDTKGMFADIVDISANYAANTIKGGEFNLLTGAFQGNLYTDESIGLLNFTNKDADSEQVKVASYYTADVNTKSFEVEFFDLKVKLMNGTTETLTEKFPDGGTVVFGDYTGSSKGKILNGVMKMWKVFPRKTILHVEGNSAYSYGASVPTLASGAFLRNPYNFGPQSNYLRVDGFNHEVISVGAGKLQAQLANPATYPDVVIAGMFSGFNAADYDALYNYIERGGVVFLMIESTGVNVENFMSKIFGTHIDAVIHDAAGAIHRTTTEDVDVLNYCFGDVRNVNWGQDGSHTLYLEGIPESEVFIYSYHSRNYDPQRGVTMFRHKTKHFFYVGDTSFLSSNKPNGENSGSYIYFPFATTTDGHDFPVPRTAFGQHPYPGSLDYGVYSGNYYTKVYNSVIFANVFARLIATSHYMGINRNP, from the coding sequence ATGGGAGCATCGAGGATGTTCCTAACCTGCGCAGGACTATTAATTGCGGCTGTAATGCTAGGTTCATGTAGCAAAGAGAATTTTACCGGTAAAAGCGGAGACCCTAAATTGGTTATCAATGTTGCTGGTATTGTTGCACAGAGCCAACCGGCCACCAATAAAGCAGAGTCTGCCGTGGAGCTTGGTGGTATCTCATCGAGCAGTAAATCAAAACCATCTATAAAAGTAGGTCAATTTACGATGGATGTCCATACTTCTAAAGAAGAAATGGATTTGAATTTGAAACAGCCAAGCATTTTAAATAGTACTGCTAAAAATGTATCAAATAATGGTTCGTTGAGGAGTGCGGTTGTTAAGATGGACGACGGTGTAAAATACCGTGTATTACTTTTTAATACAACGACAAATCGCATGGAAAAAGCTGTTGTTGCCAGCGCGGGAGTAGCATTAGAGATTGATGTTTTCGAAGGCCAAACCTATAAATGGTATGCTTATTCTTATAATTCAAGCGATCAGGCTGATTTAGGGTCAATCGACCTAGAAACACCGAATATCTATTCACAGCCCGATATGCCCTTGTTGTATGCCAGTGGCGAGGTAACTTCCGTGCATGGATCCACGCCAATTTCAATTAACTTTCAACACCAAATGGCTCAGTTGAGAGTTGAAGTTGATACAAAAGGAATGTTTGCTGATATTGTCGATATTTCAGCCAACTATGCAGCAAATACGATTAAAGGTGGCGAGTTCAACTTGTTGACCGGCGCATTCCAAGGAAACCTTTATACCGATGAGAGTATTGGTTTACTCAATTTTACGAATAAAGATGCTGATTCTGAACAAGTAAAGGTGGCGAGTTATTATACGGCAGATGTCAATACGAAATCCTTTGAAGTTGAATTTTTTGATCTTAAAGTAAAATTGATGAATGGTACTACCGAAACACTTACAGAAAAATTCCCTGATGGTGGAACTGTTGTTTTTGGGGATTACACAGGCTCTAGCAAAGGAAAGATATTAAATGGCGTAATGAAAATGTGGAAGGTGTTTCCAAGAAAGACAATTTTGCATGTAGAGGGAAATTCTGCCTATAGCTATGGCGCGTCCGTTCCAACATTGGCTTCAGGTGCATTTTTAAGAAATCCGTATAATTTCGGACCTCAAAGTAATTATTTACGTGTGGATGGATTTAACCATGAGGTGATTTCAGTCGGTGCAGGAAAACTGCAGGCTCAACTAGCAAATCCTGCTACTTATCCAGATGTCGTTATTGCTGGAATGTTTTCTGGATTTAATGCTGCTGATTATGATGCGTTATATAATTACATCGAAAGAGGAGGAGTTGTCTTTTTAATGATAGAATCAACAGGTGTTAACGTGGAGAATTTTATGAGCAAAATATTTGGTACTCATATCGATGCTGTAATTCATGATGCTGCTGGAGCCATTCATAGAACGACTACTGAAGATGTTGATGTCTTAAATTACTGTTTTGGAGACGTCAGGAACGTCAACTGGGGGCAAGATGGATCACATACGCTGTACCTAGAAGGAATCCCCGAATCAGAAGTATTTATTTATTCATATCACTCACGAAACTATGACCCTCAACGTGGAGTGACAATGTTTCGGCATAAGACAAAGCATTTCTTTTATGTTGGAGATACCAGCTTTTTATCGTCCAACAAACCGAACGGCGAGAACAGTGGATCTTATATTTACTTTCCTTTCGCTACTACGACCGATGGACATGACTTTCCGGTTCCAAGGACTGCGTTTGGTCAGCATCCATATCCCGGATCCCTTGACTATGGCGTGTACAGTGGTAACTATTATACCAAGGTCTATAATTCTGTAATTTTCGCAAATGTATTTGCTCGATTGATCGCAACTTCCCATTATATGGGAATAAATAGAAATCCTTAG